One genomic segment of Hydra vulgaris chromosome 14, alternate assembly HydraT2T_AEP includes these proteins:
- the LOC100214512 gene encoding uncharacterized protein LOC100214512, whose protein sequence is MEHNNLTSIACARPVIFAEGLFVSCYLHQGKFMPEEGLNQHDLSSILNGEFLKAGSDLVEEFALKNKLQKLVTEKEDTFELDDFLSPSISTTTRSKNDSDRINENVVHISLSNNQIQFFGLQDSLSSTEKEAEMRKTFEKQVHWIMGEGEEYVTMECFTRYTDALILLDVLKRYNVPSVVSFLARRDEPIAVTFSKIKIDLDCLMFCLFQA, encoded by the exons ATGGAGCATAATAATTTAACTAGCATTGCATGTGCTCGTCCAGTTATTTTTGCAGAAGGTTTATTTGTTTCATGTTATTTACATCAAGGAAAGTTTATGCCGGAAGAAGGTTTAAATCAGCATGACTTGTCTAGTATATTAAAtggagaatttttaaaagctgGCTCTGATCTAGTTGAAGAATTTGCT ttaaaaaataagctACAAAAGTTGGTAACAGAAAAAGAAGACACTTTTGAATTAGATGATTTTTTGTCTCCGAGTATAAGTACGACGACAAGGTCAAAAAATGATAGCGATAGAATTAATGAAAACGTTGTCCATATATCTTTATCTAATAACCAGATTCAGTTCTTTGGTTTACAGGACTCTTTAAGTTCAACTGAAAAAGAAGCAGAAATGcgtaaaacttttgaaaaacaagttCATTGGATTATGGGTGAGGGGGAAGAATATGTTACAATGGAGTGCTTTACTCGATACACGGACGCTTTAATTTTACTGGATGTATTAAAAAGGTATAATGTACCTTCTGTTGTTAGTTTTTTGGCAAGACGTGATGAACCTATTGCAGTAACTTTTAGTAAgattaaaatagatttagatTGTcttatgttttgtttgtttcaagcgtaa